ATGAGTTGGTTGATTTTGTCGGGGGTTAATCGTATTTTTCCTCTGCGGGTGTCGGTGGAGGAGGAAACCATTGGTTTAAATGTATCGGAGCATCAGGCAAAAACAGAAATCTATGATTTAATGAATGTTATAGATCAACAAACTAAAACTCAAGATCTTAGTTTAAGGGTTCCTGTGGAACCTTTTACGGAAGTAGGACATATTGCTACCCATTATAATAAGTTGATTGATAGTTTAGAATTATCTACTCAACAACTTCAGGCAGGAAATTTAGAGTTAGCCCAAGCAAAAGAAAGGGCGGAAATAGCTAACAAAACTAAAAGTATTTTTCTTGCTAATATGAGCCATGAATTGCGTACACCGATGAATGCAATTTTAGGTTTTTCTCAGATTATGATGCGCTCTAAAAAATTGGATTCTGAGCAGTTGGAAAATATTAGTATCATTAATCGTAGTGGTAATTATTTATTAAATTTAATCAATAATGTTTTAGATTTATCGAAGATTGAAGCGGGAAAAATGATGCTCAATCTCAAGAATATTGATCTTTATAATTTAATTGATGAAATCGAAGATTTATTATATTTAAAAGCGGAGGAAAAAAACTTACAATTAACTTTTATTACTGATGAAAATGTCCCCAGATATATTCGCACTGATGAAACAAAATTACGTCAAGTTTTAATTAATATTATTAATAATGGTATTAAGTTTACTGATGAGGGGGGGGTTAATATTGTTACGGAAATTATGTCTAATGATTTCTCTCAAACACAGGTGAATAAATCGTGGAATCAAGAAGATGAATGTTATCAAGATTATCCTTATGTGAGGATAAAATTTACGGTTGAAGATTCGGGAATAGGTATCGCTAAGGAAGATATTGACAAGGTTTTTGATGCTTTTATTCAAACAGAAGTAGGTCGAAAAAGTCAGGAGGGTACTGGCTTGGGTTTATCTATTAGCAGAAAATTTGTTCAATTAATGGGGGGTGATATTAGTCTTAGGAGTAATTTGGGTAAAGGTACTGTTTTTCGTTTTGATATTCTCGCTAAAATTATCAATATTAATGAGGTAGAAATATCTCCCCATCACCATACAAGAAAGGTGGTTGCTCTCAAAAAAGGTCAACCTTCTTATCGTATTTTGGTAGTGGATGATCGACCCATTAACAGACTTTTAATGGTAAAATTATTACAGCCTTTAGGGTTTGAATTGAAAGAGGCTGTCAATGGTGAAGAGGCGATCGCACTTTGGGAAGAATGGGAACCTCATTTAATTTGGATGGATATGCGTATGCCTATTATGGACGGATACCAAGCTACCCAATATATTAAAAGCACCTTGAAGGGCAATGCCACGGCAATTATTGCCCTTACCGCTAGTGTTTTGGAGGAAGAAAAGGCCATCGTTATTTCTGCAGGATGTGATGACTTTATTAGAAAACCATTTCGAGAATCGGTAATCTTCGATACTATGGCAAAACATCTCGGGGTAGAATATATTTATGAAGAAGAAAATATATCCATTTCTTCCAAATCTTTTGAACCTCTAACGGTTGAGGAATTAAAAAAAATGCCCTCATCTTGGTTACAAAAATTGTATCAAGCCGTAATTGACTTGGATGATGATTTAGTTTTAGAATTAGTGTCAGAAATTCCTCGCAATTTTGATTCATTGTCAAATAAATTAATTTATTCAGTTAATAATTTTCAGCTACCACAAATTAGAAAATTAATTGAAAAAATCAATTAAAAACTCTTATTAAATCTTCCTTTTTATTCAAAAAAAATGACCCTCAATTATTTGTCAGCAAACCATAATTTGATTGGAAGTATTTTAATTGTTGATGATCAACCTGCTAATTTGAGGGTTTTGGCGACTATGTTAAAGGGAAAAAATTATAAGGTCAAAAAAGCTCAGGATGGAGAAACAGCGTTGATGGCGGCTCAGTCAAACCCTCCTGACTTAATCTTATTAGATGTTTTGATGCCCAAAATGGATGGTTATGAAGTATGTCAAAAACTTAAATCTAATCCTGTTACTGAACAGATTCCTGTCATTTTTATCAGTGCTTTAAATGACGTTTTTGATAAAATAAAAGCCTTTGAAATCGGTGCAGTAGACTATATCACCAAACCTTTTCAAGAGGAGGAAGTATTAGCAAGAATAAATAGTCAGTTAACCATCCAAACCCAAAGAAAATTATTAGAAAAAGATCGGGAATTATTACAGCTTAAACAAGATAAATTAAAAGAAGAAATTAGGCAAAGAAAAGAAGCCGAAGCCATTTTATATCAGTCCAGGGCTTTAATTTCCAGTATTCTCAATGCTTCCCTTGATGGTATTGCCGCTTTACAGTCAGTGAG
The sequence above is a segment of the Cyanobacterium stanieri PCC 7202 genome. Coding sequences within it:
- a CDS encoding integral membrane sensor hybrid histidine kinase (PFAM: Ammonium Transporter Family; Response regulator receiver domain; Histidine kinase-, DNA gyrase B-, and HSP90-like ATPase; His Kinase A (phosphoacceptor) domain~TIGRFAM: ammonium transporter~COGs: COG0004 Ammonia permease~InterProIPR001905:IPR003661:IPR003594:IPR001789:IPR 005467:IPR018047:IPR004358~KEGG: psl:Psta_4267 histidine kinase~PFAM: ammonium transporter; histidine kinase A domain protein; ATP-binding region ATPase domain protein; response regulator receiver~SMART: ATP-binding region ATPase domain protein; histidine kinase A domain protein; response regulator receiver~SPTR: Sensor protein;~TIGRFAM: ammonium transporter), with product MTDLQWLLICAGLVFLMQPGFMCLESGLTRSKNNINVAVKNLADFGISVALFWCFGYAIMFGNSFLGFIGTENFFLNVDTDMELGAFFLFQAMFCSTATTIVSGAVAERLRFDSYIIIAILVSGLIYPLFGHWVWNGLDFDSMMGWLGRLGYVDFAGCSVVHGIGAWVGLATLLIIGPRTGRFNQDGKKNKIHGANLPLSVLGVMLLWIAWFGFNGGSVLIFNNQVALILVNTLMAGVSGMIVSCIFTWYREKIPQVESLMNGAIAGLVSITAACNIVSTSEAVIIGGVGGILMVLIKNYLEYHYIDDAVDAVAVHGAAGVWGVLAVAFFGQTELLNTGLSSFQQFFVQLLGAFVCFAWAFGMSWLILSGVNRIFPLRVSVEEETIGLNVSEHQAKTEIYDLMNVIDQQTKTQDLSLRVPVEPFTEVGHIATHYNKLIDSLELSTQQLQAGNLELAQAKERAEIANKTKSIFLANMSHELRTPMNAILGFSQIMMRSKKLDSEQLENISIINRSGNYLLNLINNVLDLSKIEAGKMMLNLKNIDLYNLIDEIEDLLYLKAEEKNLQLTFITDENVPRYIRTDETKLRQVLINIINNGIKFTDEGGVNIVTEIMSNDFSQTQVNKSWNQEDECYQDYPYVRIKFTVEDSGIGIAKEDIDKVFDAFIQTEVGRKSQEGTGLGLSISRKFVQLMGGDISLRSNLGKGTVFRFDILAKIININEVEISPHHHTRKVVALKKGQPSYRILVVDDRPINRLLMVKLLQPLGFELKEAVNGEEAIALWEEWEPHLIWMDMRMPIMDGYQATQYIKSTLKGNATAIIALTASVLEEEKAIVISAGCDDFIRKPFRESVIFDTMAKHLGVEYIYEEENISISSKSFEPLTVEELKKMPSSWLQKLYQAVIDLDDDLVLELVSEIPRNFDSLSNKLIYSVNNFQLPQIRKLIEKIN